From the genome of Nomia melanderi isolate GNS246 chromosome 14, iyNomMela1, whole genome shotgun sequence, one region includes:
- the LOC116429039 gene encoding enoyl-[acyl-carrier-protein] reductase, mitochondrial: MVMYIRKLALPLSRLNRIDFTLIRQMSTDLQLDSVKSLSYKEYGEPANVLHITTQTISQPGNNQVSVKWLLAPVNPADINTIQGKYPSKPPLPAIPGNEGVGEVIAVGPNVKNLNVGDRIVPNGVNLGTWRTHANYSSEEVMKIPKDVGPIEASMLNVNPCTAYRMLKDFVSLKPGDTVIQNGGNSAVGQLVIQLCKIWNYKSVSVIRDRPNLQELKDHLTSLGADEVLTEKEIRSTQIFKSQKLSPPKLALNCICGQNALDVMRHLAHGGIMVTYGGMSREPLTVPTSALIFKDITLKGFWMTAWTKANINSKERVDMYSELGTLFQEKKLKAPPHKLVPFCQFQEAVINALNVDGRTGVKYILDMTKS; this comes from the exons ATGGTTATGTATATAAGAAAGTTAGCTTTACCGTTATCACGATTGAATAGAATAGATTTTACATTAATTCGCCAAATGAGCACTGATCTACAATTAGATTCTGTAAAATCTTTGTCCTACAAAGAATATGGAGAACCTGCAAACGTTTTACATATTACAACACAGACTATTTCTCAGCCAGGAAATAATCAG GTTTCTGTAAAATGGTTATTAGCACCTGTTAATCCAGCGGACATAAATACAATACAAGGTAAATATCCAAGTAAACCACCTTTACCAGCTATTCCAGGAAATGAAGGAGTTGGTGAAGTAATAGCTGTTGGACCCaatgtaaaaaatttaaatgttgGAGACAGAATTGTTCCAAATGGTGTAAATTTAGGAACATGGAGAACGCATGCAAATTATAGTTCAGAAGAAGTTATGAAG ATTCCTAAAGATGTTGGACCCATAGAAGCTAGTATGTTAAATGTAAATCCATGCACTGCTTATAGAATGTTAAAAGACTTTGTATCATTAAAACCTGGCGATACTGTGATTCAAAATGGTGGAAACTCTGCAGTAGGACAACTGGTTatacaattatgtaaaatatggaATTATAAATCTGTCAGCGTTATCAGAGACAGACCAAATTTACAGGAATTAAAG GATCATTTAACCAGTTTGGGTGCAGATGAAGTTTTAACTGAGAAGGAAATAAGAAGCACTCAAATTTTTAAAAGCCAAAAATTATCACCACCAAAATTAGCTCTTAACTGTATTTGTGGACAAAATGCGTTAGATGTTATGAGACATTTAGCACATGGAGGTATTATGGTAACTTATGGTGGTATGTCCAGGGAACCTTTAACAGTTCCAACTTCTGCACTTATCTTTAAG GACATAACTTTGAAAGGATTTTGGATGACGGCATGGACAAAAgcaaatataaattctaaagaaCGTGTAGACATGTACAGTGAATTAGGAACATTATTCcaagagaaaaaattaaaagctCCGCCACATAAGTTAGTACCATTTTGTCAGTTTCAAGAGGCTGTTATAAATGCACTTAATGTCGATGGTAGAACtggagtaaaatatattttagatatgaCTAAAtcttaa
- the OSCP1 gene encoding organic solute carrier partner 1: protein MSNYVTPILYLNMGGEMLYVLQQRLKAQKISADKSVQVLEGVTTALLNPKILSSIFEEGSLSGMPALRSTLEGVVLSSIVKLDTNSMDKLFDLMIMMVKYQLTAATGPKEVILLTLNHTDAMRDMVNNSTTQRCLGMLHQMIIDIYEDLTCDEVWNIRCDCLKELELYCVRVSILLRFGLQNDDGSFNITSREYDEKYEENKSDFSDMKLRDMHRKTSSDGSFNLYGERGTLLGKNMYAMSCETSKLIQKAENEDCLKNCGAKAELGMLAIQLGTEETTYTRPFTLNLFSNNDHDNANIEKDSFDSKEENTNDTVNKKNDKTVFNEDYKAKLDNVRADFSEDKLNDLENQMLILDMLEKVE from the exons atgtCGAACTACGTGACACcaattctttatttaaatatgggTGGTGAAATGTTATATGTTTTACAACAAAGATTAAAAGCGCAAAAGATTAGTGCTGATAAATCTGTACAAG taCTTGAAGGTGTAACCACTGCCTTACTTAATCCTAAAATACTATCTTCTATATTTGAGGAAGGTTCTTTAAGTGGGATGCCTGCTCTAAGGTCCACTTTAGAGGGTGTTGTATTATCATCTATTGTGAAGCTTGATACAAATAGCATGGATAAACTATTTGATCTCATGATCATGAtggttaaatatcaattaactgCAGCTACTGGCCCTAAAGAAGTTATCCTATTAACATTAAATCACACAGATGCGATGCGCGATATGGTCAACAATTCAACCACACAACGATGCCTTGGAATGCTACATCAGATGATAATTGAT ATATACGAGGATTTAACTTGTGACGAAGTCTGGAATATTAGATGTGACTGTTTAAAAGAATTAGAATTATATTGCGTAAGGGTGTCTATTCTTCTTAGGTTTGGATTGCAAAACGATGATGGTAGCTTTAATATAACGTCTCGAGAATATGACGAAAAATACGAAGAAAACAAAAGTGATTTTTCTGACATGAAATTGCGTGACATGCACCGTAAAACCTCTTCTGATGGTTCTTTTAATCTTTATGGTGAACGTGGTACTCTACTAGGTAAAAACat GTACGCGATGTCTTGTGAAACGTCAAAGTTAATACAGAAGGCAGAAAATGAAGactgtttaaaaaattgtgGTGCAAAAGCAGAACTAGGAATGTTGGCTATTCAATTGGGGACTGAAGAAACTACATATACGAGAccatttactttaaatttattttcaaacaatgaTCATGACAAtgcaaatatagaaaaagataGTTTTGATTCTAAAGAAGAGAACACAAATGATacagttaataaaaaaaatgataaaacagtgTTCAATGAAGATTATAAAGCAAAACTTGATAATGTACGTGCAGATTTTTCTGAAGATAAACTTAATGACTTAGAAAACCAAATGTTGATATTGGATATGTTAGAAAAAGTAGAATAG
- the LOC116429037 gene encoding uncharacterized protein LOC116429037 isoform X3, which yields MKFYIFQFCYKIQVIVNNISTLADFQYCLSLQDLFIRKNNIKDLNEVCYLQGLPNLRNLWLGENPCAEKEGYRLAVLRALPNLQKLDDKVVSAEEVQTALTRGHILVHPLDTDASPPQSDAVSPEDIVTEYIEETEVIHHRRYSSSSDQRSFEETQHTQEEYHESDRRNANYNASPSHRYSQINQYTYDQQNGQSKSHNKDDTVCTESRNISESMTTNTIEIIKEYDERPAVSRHNGEYDERRTYTEYSNNETSQRAYAPTSPRTQYSLNEPMDDRRSDRNNYEYDNRHKPEYEEHHEQRINAEYEEQQPPLQPRRMTVHQNVEREDTNQMPGWVRHSDKEKCRSQFHYHRRPVTRNSNILSAVLCLVKELDYPSLEVVEMAVRNRMDELEE from the exons atgaaattttatattttccaattttgttacaaaattcaAGTCAT TGTGAACAATATTAGTACTCTTGCCGATTTCCAATATTGTCTAAGTCTTCAAGATTTGTTTATaaggaagaataatattaaagacTTGAATGAAGTTTGTTATCTTCAAGGTTTACCAAATCTACGAAATTTATGGCTTGGCGAAAATCCTTGTGCTGAGAAAGAAGG gtATCGATTAGCAGTTCTTAGAGCTCTACCAAATTTACAAAAACTTGATGACAAGGTAGTTTCAGCGGAAGAAGTGCAAACAGCATTAACACGAGGTCATATTCTAGTTCATCCTCTTGATACTGATGCATCTCCACCTCAATCAGATGCAGTCAGTCCAGAA GATATTGTCACTGAATATATCGAAGAAACAGAAGTGATACATCATCGAAGATATAGTTCCTCAAGTGATCag AGAAGTTTTGAAGAGACACAGCATACTCAAGAAGAATATCATGAATCAGATCGTAGAAATGCAAACTATAATGCTTCACCATCCCATCGCTATTCACAAATTAATCAGTATACGTATGAT CAACAGAATGGACAGTCAAAGAGTCACAACAAAGATGACACTGTATGTACAGAGTCACGCAACATCAGTGAAAGTATGACCACTAACACTATTGAAATCATTAAg gaATATGATGAACGACCAGCGGTTTCAAGACATAATGGAGAATATGATGAAAGACGAACTTATACGGAATATAGTAACAATGAAACATCTCAACGAGCATACGCACCAACGTCTCCACGTACACAATACTCTTTGAATGAACCAATGGACGATAGACGTTCagatagaaataattatgaatatgatAACAGACACAAACCAGAATACGAAGAGCACCATGAACAGAGGATAAATGCAGAATATGAAGAACAACAACCACCGCTTCAACCTAGAAGAATGACGGTTCATCAAAATGTTGAGAGG GAAGACACAAACCAAATGCCTGGATGGGTAAGACATTCTGACAAAGAAAAATGTAGATCACAATTTCATTATCACAGAAGGCCTGTTACAAGG AACTCAAATATACTATCAGCTGTGTTATGCTTAGTTAAAGAGCTTGACTATCCAAGCTTGGAAGTGGTAGAAATGGCTGTTAGAAATCGAATGGATGAATTAGAGGAATGA